The Desulfoscipio gibsoniae DSM 7213 genome contains a region encoding:
- a CDS encoding CBS domain-containing protein has product MYNVEYIMSSPVFCITSEKSVSQAAEYMQEHKVGGLPVMEGENLIGIITSKDVRFHDPNRIVADSMSNPVISCESDDTIWEAAELLHEYKIERMPVLKSGKVVGMITKSTIMKHIGQLYDPLTGIYNSSYIYQVASKLLSEGHEISVVLFDVNNFGQFNKKYGHVYGDRCLKQIVKVFKDSIEVNCDFVCRYGGDEFVLISLRKINNVEKLVKIIVDSIAIETSKVGVSATISAGICGGQRKYARSEVKYYDVIENLINKASIASTKAKMANKSYFIETS; this is encoded by the coding sequence ATGTATAACGTAGAATACATAATGAGTAGTCCCGTTTTTTGTATTACCTCCGAGAAAAGTGTTTCACAAGCCGCTGAGTATATGCAAGAACACAAAGTAGGGGGACTGCCTGTTATGGAAGGTGAAAATTTAATTGGTATAATTACTTCCAAAGATGTACGTTTTCATGACCCTAACCGGATTGTAGCTGATTCAATGAGCAATCCGGTTATTTCCTGTGAATCAGATGATACAATTTGGGAAGCAGCGGAGCTATTACATGAATATAAAATAGAACGCATGCCTGTATTAAAAAGCGGTAAAGTAGTCGGAATGATAACTAAATCCACAATAATGAAACATATAGGTCAACTATACGACCCATTAACTGGTATATATAATTCTAGTTATATATATCAAGTTGCTTCAAAGTTACTTTCTGAGGGACATGAAATTTCTGTAGTTTTATTTGACGTAAATAATTTTGGGCAATTTAATAAAAAATATGGCCATGTATATGGTGATCGGTGTTTAAAACAAATAGTTAAAGTTTTTAAAGATAGCATAGAAGTTAACTGTGACTTCGTTTGCAGATATGGTGGCGATGAATTCGTTCTTATTTCTTTAAGAAAAATAAATAACGTTGAAAAACTAGTTAAAATCATAGTTGATTCAATAGCTATTGAGACTTCTAAGGTCGGAGTTTCCGCTACTATATCGGCTGGCATCTGTGGTGGTCAAAGAAAGTATGCCAGAAGCGAAGTAAAATATTATGATGTAATTGAAAACCTTATAAATAAAGCGAGTATAGCCTCTACAAAGGCCAAAATGGCCAATAAAAGTTATTTTATAGAAACGAGTTAA
- a CDS encoding endonuclease domain-containing protein, which yields MWVLIIINFTLEQFRLTPTKERHFKEILRTALCDIEQFECQFYIGNYRVDFYFPRLCLAVEFDEKHHNTSTNKELDAIRQRKIQESTGCLFIRVPEGKEIEGLNKILRIIKASYLN from the coding sequence ATGTGGGTTTTAATTATTATTAACTTTACCTTAGAACAATTTCGCCTTACTCCAACTAAAGAACGCCATTTTAAAGAAATATTACGAACTGCACTTTGTGATATAGAACAGTTTGAATGTCAATTTTATATTGGTAATTATAGAGTAGATTTTTATTTCCCCCGGCTTTGTTTGGCTGTTGAGTTTGATGAAAAACACCACAATACTTCTACTAATAAAGAATTAGATGCTATACGCCAAAGAAAAATTCAAGAATCTACTGGATGTTTGTTTATAAGGGTTCCCGAAGGAAAAGAAATTGAAGGTTTAAACAAGATATTACGTATAATTAAGGCTTCTTATCTTAATTAA
- a CDS encoding type I restriction enzyme endonuclease domain-containing protein yields MLADAALREDFYQRLAEYAKTLGIALSTESFIMRIDEATLRRYKADLKRFQHLKAAVKLRYAEAVDYRDYEPKIKKLLDTHIQANEVIQLNKPVNIFDDQMFNQVKEEQGVYDWKTTAAKADTIAHATKRVITEKIAEDPAFYEKFSKLIQQAIEDFRAKRLSDLDYLNKVMEIRNKVTNRQHDDMPGKLSGNEDAIAYFGVIKPFFEQHHLDAAECEELSADTALAIQDILTRYWKVQFWDDEDAQKQVINEIDDYLFDEVKGNRGVEITLDQMDELIEKAMQVARYRSVRDER; encoded by the coding sequence TTGCTAGCCGACGCCGCCCTGCGCGAAGATTTTTACCAGCGGCTGGCTGAATACGCCAAAACTCTGGGGATTGCCTTATCAACAGAGTCATTCATCATGCGGATTGACGAAGCGACGCTGCGGCGTTATAAGGCCGACCTGAAACGTTTTCAACATCTGAAGGCTGCCGTCAAACTTCGCTACGCCGAAGCTGTTGATTACCGGGATTACGAACCAAAGATTAAAAAACTGCTTGATACCCATATCCAGGCCAATGAGGTTATTCAACTAAATAAGCCGGTGAACATCTTTGATGACCAGATGTTCAACCAGGTTAAGGAAGAACAGGGTGTCTACGACTGGAAAACTACAGCAGCCAAAGCAGACACTATTGCCCATGCGACAAAGCGTGTTATCACTGAGAAGATAGCGGAAGATCCGGCGTTTTACGAGAAATTTTCCAAGCTGATACAACAGGCCATTGAAGATTTCCGGGCCAAGCGACTTTCGGATCTCGACTATCTAAACAAGGTCATGGAGATTCGCAATAAAGTTACTAACCGCCAACATGATGACATGCCCGGGAAACTGTCCGGCAACGAAGACGCGATAGCTTATTTCGGTGTCATTAAGCCTTTCTTTGAACAACATCATCTGGATGCGGCAGAATGCGAGGAACTTTCCGCTGATACAGCCCTTGCTATTCAGGATATACTGACTCGTTATTGGAAGGTGCAATTCTGGGATGATGAAGATGCCCAGAAACAGGTGATTAATGAGATTGACGATTATCTATTCGATGAGGTTAAGGGCAATAGAGGCGTTGAAATAACTCTCGACCAGATGGATGAACTTATCGAAAAGGCCATGCAGGTGGCGCGGTATAGAAGTGTGAGGGATGAAAGGTGA
- a CDS encoding M48 family metallopeptidase, producing MKGEIAYGSILIEFQVIHMVRKSLEIAVHPDSTVVIKAPAGIRFEEIKMRVCKRAGWIKRQLDYFRQFEPKTPPRQYVGGETHLYLGKQYRLKIISGERDGVKLVRGYFLIQVKDNASSDKVKSLLEAWYADKATGRFRESFERCWPSFEKLSLTKPRLQIRCMKKRWGSLSKNGTLTLNADLIRAPKECIDYVVAHELCHLKYHDHSPAFYGLLDRVMPDWKKRKHKLELALV from the coding sequence GTGAAAGGGGAGATAGCCTATGGCTCAATCCTTATTGAGTTCCAAGTAATTCATATGGTACGCAAATCTCTGGAAATCGCCGTTCACCCTGACAGTACGGTGGTGATAAAAGCGCCCGCTGGTATACGGTTTGAAGAAATAAAAATGCGGGTATGTAAACGTGCCGGGTGGATTAAAAGACAACTGGACTACTTTCGGCAATTTGAACCGAAAACGCCTCCCCGGCAATATGTCGGGGGTGAAACGCATCTCTATCTCGGTAAACAGTATCGTCTAAAAATTATTAGCGGGGAAAGAGACGGGGTAAAGCTCGTTCGGGGGTATTTCCTGATTCAGGTCAAAGATAACGCTTCATCAGATAAAGTGAAAAGCTTATTGGAAGCCTGGTATGCAGATAAAGCCACAGGCAGGTTTAGAGAAAGTTTTGAACGGTGCTGGCCCTCATTTGAAAAACTCTCTTTAACGAAACCCCGCTTGCAGATCCGGTGTATGAAAAAGCGTTGGGGAAGCTTATCTAAGAACGGAACGCTTACATTAAATGCAGACTTGATCCGTGCACCTAAAGAATGTATTGATTATGTTGTTGCCCATGAACTGTGCCACTTAAAATATCACGACCATAGCCCGGCTTTTTATGGATTACTGGATAGGGTAATGCCGGATTGGAAGAAACGTAAGCATAAGTTGGAATTGGCTTTGGTTTAG
- the thiM gene encoding hydroxyethylthiazole kinase — MTEKLLKDIAGGLIKIRETKPLIHNITNMVVMNDTANILLHIGASPVMAHAQEEVEEMVALSGALVLNIGTLTPELVKSMIYAGKKANQLGIPVVLDPVGAGATSLRTQSSLRILNDINVTILRGNAAEIAILGGLDATVKGVDAAGVSAGSAEVAQLVAEKFGLIVAITGKIDAVSDGKRSILIENGHQMMGGLTGTCWFH, encoded by the coding sequence ATGACGGAAAAACTGCTGAAAGATATTGCCGGTGGTTTAATTAAAATAAGAGAAACCAAGCCGCTGATACACAACATCACCAATATGGTGGTGATGAATGATACCGCCAATATATTGCTCCATATTGGAGCCTCCCCGGTAATGGCCCATGCCCAGGAAGAAGTGGAAGAAATGGTGGCCCTGTCCGGAGCTCTGGTGCTGAATATCGGCACCTTAACACCCGAGCTGGTGAAGAGTATGATTTATGCCGGCAAGAAAGCCAACCAACTGGGTATTCCCGTTGTACTAGACCCTGTGGGGGCAGGAGCCACCAGTTTGAGGACCCAAAGTTCACTACGTATTCTTAATGATATAAATGTGACTATTTTACGCGGAAACGCTGCCGAGATAGCTATTTTAGGTGGGCTGGATGCCACTGTAAAGGGTGTGGACGCTGCCGGGGTATCCGCCGGGAGCGCAGAGGTTGCCCAGCTGGTGGCTGAGAAATTTGGATTGATCGTAGCCATTACCGGAAAAATAGACGCTGTATCCGACGGCAAGCGGAGCATTCTCATTGAAAACGGCCATCAGATGATGGGCGGGCTTACCGGAACATGTTGGTTCCATTAG